cagagagagaaagatcttcagcagctgagagaggctgtggagtctcataaggtgagtctggagaagaagagaagtttgagaagtctcagtcaggactcactgaagccactgtgtgattgtgatgtgtgtcctaacagtgctctgcacagacagcagtggaggacagtgagaggatcttcactgagctcatccgctccattgagagaagCCGCTCTGAGGCCACACAGCGGATCAGGGATCAGGAAAAGACTGCAGTGAGTCGAGCTGAAGGACGACTGGAgcgactggagcaggagatcaatgatctgaggaggagagacgctgagctggagcagctttcacacacacaggatcacatccatttcctgcaggtaacagagatctagaagaacaggatcatagtggacttgagcaagagactcacagagaaacatttcatgagAGCAGAATGAGCCGTTGACTGAAGTGTTGATCTGTGTGTTCGGTTATTATATAATCATCAGTCAGACTCTCATGTGATCTTCTTCTTTTGAAAGAGACGCACTTACAAATGCAGTTCAGCTCTGGAAATCTCTAAAGAAACTTTTTCCTGAAAGATATATTGAGCTTCCTGACATCAACAGCTCAAAACTTCActaatatttaaacttttttttttttttacaacaatgTGAAATCCATTAACCTGATGGTACCAGTTTCACCCAGCTAGCCAGCTAGATTTCTCATCCTCCTTTtacttatcttttttttttttttttactacaaatTTTAAGTAATGTTTATCAAAATCAGATAATTGTCAAACCTgctgaaactttttttaataattttcattaacaCATTGAATTTGATAGTGAAGTCctcaaacaggaagtgaggcTGTATATTAGTGATGCTTCAGCATATTTAAACCACAAAACCTGACCTTGGGATCGTGTCCTAAGAGTCCTTGTGAATTTCAGAGCCACTAACTGCtcaaaagttataaataatGGTCAATCTACTCGTTGCATTTGAACTGCTTTTCCTGATCAAATCTACTCAACCCTGCCATGTGACGCCATTAATGCACTTGATCTGTTACATTTATGTTATTGCATTTATGTTATTTGATCATCCAAATTTTCCTTGAAAGTTCACATATAGTGTTGTGGCACAATAATTTGTAGCTCTAACGTGAaataatgaacatgagaagaaTGAATCTGATGCTGTGAAAGTGCTGGATTGAGGAGAGTTACTAAAGATCAACAAGAGCTGCTCAAATCTGACAGTAGTGCAGGTTATTGTCTGAAGTGTGgaggtgatgagctttgatttctgttttctgtagagtttccagtctctctcaGCTCCTCCTGAATCTACAGACGTAAATGACGATCCCTtcagttctctctcctcttttgatGTTGTGAGAGAATCTGTCCATCAGCTGAGAGACAAACTGGAggatttctgcaaagaggagctgaagaagttctctgacagaggtaaagtcctggagattcatctgctctcagaaatgatcctccatcatctcatatcatgtagaagatcatattagaaatgtcttaGGAACGGATGCAGGATCATTTTCTCTTGACATGATAATCACACTCTTCATGTCTGTTGATTTCCACAGTCACTTTCACCAACATTGTTCCCAGAACCAGGAACGACTTCctacaatgtaagtcactaaGAAAAATATCAGAGAAACTCAAAGTGTATTCATGTTCTTCCTGTAGATTGTatatgagctgaactcaaagatctaagactttgtacacaaaaggcctatttttctcaaatattgttcataaatctgtctaaatctgtgttagtgagaaCTTTtcctttgccgagataatccatccacctcacaggtgtggcatatcaagatgctgattagacagcatgattattgcacaagTGTGCTTTAGGCTGgacacaataaaaggccactctaaaatgtgcagttttatcacacagcacaatgccACAGATGTCGCAAGTTTTGAGGGGGCGTGCAATTGGCATGCTGACTGCAGGAATGTCCACCAGAGTTGTTGCCTGTGAATTGAATGTTCATTTCTCTACCATAAGCCGTCTCCAAAGGCGTTTCAGAGAATTTGGTAGTACATCCAACCGGCCTCACAACTGCAGATCACGTGTAACCACACCAGCCCAGGACCTCCACATCAAGCATCTTCACCTCCAAGATCATCTGAGACCAGCCACCCGGACAGCTGCTGCATCAATCGGTTTGCATAACCAAAGAATTGCTGCACAAACTGTCAGAAACCGTCTCAGGGAAGCTCATCTGCATGCTCGTTGTCCTCATTGGGGTCTCGACCTGGCTGCAGTTCGTTGTCGTAACTGACTTGAGTGGGCAAATGCTCACATTCGATGGCGTCTGGCACTTTAGAGAGGTGTTCTCTTCACATATGAATCCCAGTTTTCACAGTACAGGGCAAAAGGCAGACAGCGTGTATAGTGTTGTGTGGGTGAGCGGTTTGCTAATGTCAACGTTGTGGATTGAGTGGCCCATGGTGGCGGTGGGGTATGGGTAGGCGTATGTTATGGACAACAAACAcaggtgcattttattgatggcaTTTTGAATGCACAGAGATACCGTGATGAGATCCTGAGGCCCATTGTTGTGCCATTCATCCACGACCATCACCTCATGTTGCAGCATGATAATACACAGCCCCATGTTGCAAGGATCTGTACACAATTCCTGGAAGCTGAAAACATCCCAGTTCTTGCATGGCCAGCATACTCACCGGACATGTTACCcattgagcatgtttgggatgCTCTGGATCGGCGTATACTACAGCGTGTTCCAGTTCCTGCCAATATCCAGCAACTTCGCACAGCCATTGAAGTGGGCCAACATTCCACAGTCCACAATCAACAACCTGATCAACTCTATGCGAAGGAGATGTGTTGCACTGCGTGAGGCAAATGGTGGTCACACCAGATACTGACTGGTTTtcgaaatatgaaattaaaatagaaaagtgagttattttaaattatttaaaatagaaatgtttattaacattttaaatgtcttcactgtctttttagatttttattgcATATTTTGCACATTTACAAAGTGGGACAGAGCATAATTATTTCATACTAACGTCCAAATAACAAgactttaacaaaaaaaaactgaggaTTCAATATATTCGATATCTTCTGAAactaatgaataaatatgattattttgtacTAAAAGccaattaaaaacattcatcTAAGATTTAGAGGTAAAATCacagtagtaaaaaaaaaagagtaaggAAAAAGAAGAAACTGAAAACTCTTTTGTAAAAATTTCACTATGGATTTATCCTAAACTAGAGTCTGTGTAATCTTTGGGGAAACAGATATAAATTTACAGAAAGTTCAACATTACCAAAGTCTACAGCACTGAGAATCACCAACAATAGACCCACAATgtttaaaaactttataaatcaaattattACACTTATTGTTGAATCAATTCAAtggatccttgctgaattaaagtatcagtttcttttaaaaaagaatcacactgaccacaaacatttgaatggtgtaaatataataataggcctttaaattataataaacacagaATAATAACCAACATTAATATTCAGGGAAGACTGATTAGACCGGCCCAAAAAAGGTTGAGATCCACTgatgtaaatgatgattttcacAGGATATCTGGTAAACTGTACTGAGACACTGATGATATATTGAACATGAAgagttcagaaacattaaaagatCAGATTCATAATTCTTGATTctgatgtgttttatctccatcagattccctTCAGCTCAatctggatctgaacacagtgaataaaaaCCTCCGTCTGTCTGAGGGGAACAGAGTGATTACTTACACTAACACAGTTCagccgtatcctgatcatccagacagatttgattgGTATCttcaggtgttgtgtagagagagtgtgtgtggacgctgttactgggagattgaaAGGAGTGGCAATATTAGTGTGTTTATATCAGcgtcatataagagcatcagcaggaagggacGGGGTAATGAGTGTTTGTTTGGATctaatgatcagtcctggagtttgtCTTGCTCTTCCTCCAGTTACTCATTCATACACAATAAGATAAAGACTGAACTCTCTGTAGAGTCCATCATCAGCagtagaataggagtgtatgtggatcacagtgcaggaactctatccttctacagcgtctctggagacacaatgagcctcatccacacagtccagaccacattcactcaaccgctctatcctgggtttgCTTTTGGTTCTGgatcatcagtgaaactgtgttgatgaatcAGAATAGACTGTAGAGAGAGTAATAAAGcctttctgaagcgaagtgatgcactTGTGTTgcacaagttatgaagtcaaatatcgaccttccatattcaacgtgtgcagaaagtgtaaaacttttGCAGTTTGCAAAGCTTACGCTGCGTCatgcgccttccctattcaacttacggaaaatgtgtaactgacgtgacgccagtttacactttctttgtaacgtgagatttttttgtaaaattgataaatgtcaatttattattaaatgtaaaatatataaacagatCATCTGATAATACTGTAAACTCTTGATCAGTGAAAGTATGAGCACAATTATTATAATCTAATCcagtttactttaaataaacCTCCTCCTGAACAGGATTTACAGATCTGATGCTCTGAACAACTCTGAGAAAAGATAAAAACATCAAGGATTGAGTCAAATCATCATGAGTTCAATCCAGATAACTCAGAAATATATTAGGTATGAAAGAAGGAAAACTGTAAGCTGAACTCTGAAATCAGTCCAGATGAATCCCATCATTACtgtaaatgtcagaattgttgGAGTTTCTTTGTTCAGTGGTTCGTGCTGCTTGTCCTGATCTAGAAAGTATCCTGACAtgataaaaccatgtttttctaCATGAACTGTGGTAATACCATGCTCTGAATTCATCATGTAGTGTTTTGTGAATAATGTCAGTGTTTTCTTTCTGTATCTGTCATGTGATCGTCCCGCTGCTGCTCTCAGTGCTGTAATGAACACaaataattcaatatattaatatacttcAGAGCAAAGAGAGTCAATGATGAAGTGTTTCAATAGAGGACGTCAAACACTCATTAGATGAGCGACCCATGTGATCTATACAATGACTTTTGACCTTCCTAAAAGATGAGCCAGTCTTACTGGATTATGACCTCTGTCAGTGTTTCTACATATTAAAGAAACCTGCTGTACCTGAAAAACTTCTGATCTGTTGTATTCGTCCTATTGtctgtaatttgcttctttgttcttattttaaaaacaaaaattaaatagcCAAAATATCTTTATTGTGAGATATTGTTACTGTTATcattatttgaattaaaatgtctTATATCTTAAAgtaagattttggtcatttcGCCCACCTCAAAATGACACATAAAATGAACTCTGCTTTAAGTCatatactgtttttaatgtgtatttttaaCTTGTAAACCACATTTGTAGCTGTTTGCATATTAATACTGTAATATCTGGTATAAATGGTTTCTACATCCAAACATTACAGTTTTGTATATTAGACagaatatcatatatatatatatatatatatatattccatataacataacatactTACTGCTTGTTCCATTTCTGCAAATCAGTTTTTGTGAAGGAATGACTCTCTCTACCGGTTGCTCTGGTCATTGTCAACACCTGCTGGTGATCCGACTATCAGCAGATGGAGATTATGCATCGATACTCTGGAATATTCTGccaaatttgaaccactgaatttgtaGAAGTGAATTttgtaaagcaaaataaaatggacTGAAAATTGCCTGTTGAATATTATAGGTggtattttttaaacagaattaatattttgtaaatgaagTCTGTAAAGTGAATAtggattattgaatttttagatgtttccagacgttgtactttaacaaactcctcctagaactttaatcagatcaacatcatatttgggcagtctaatctaaaggcctctgcgacattaaattgcgaagatctagagttttcactgaagggcttgtttgtggcggcctgacaaagttcgatgtttcgccatgaaacaggaagttgttgtaactcaggcatacaatgtccgatctgccccaaacttcacgttttactagagtcctggcctgaagacatctacatggcaacattcagttacagtcatagcgccacctgcgggcaacagaaaatgacatgttttacactgtgattaactcctcatagagatttaaccagatcaacatcatatgttgtcagtcaaatcttaaggccttagcaatGATAAATAACAAAGAtattgagttttcgttgaagggcgtgtccgtggcggcctgacaatgTTTcgatgtatgcgattaacgccacgaaaacaggaagttgttgtaactcaagcatacagtgtCCAATCTGCCTctaacttcacatgtttgataaatgccctggcctgaagacatctaaatgctaaaattaagttaTAGTCATAtcgccaccagctggtagcaggaagtgtggcaaatacaaattCTGCTTCctttctgacaaaatattgctggatttcttttaataaacaattacaTGGAATAACTGTGTGATGAGTTTTTGGTATGACGGTTGAGAGAGGAGGTTGCCCTcgtttctttatttatttttgtttatttatttatttgcgtCTTAACCCTTAGAAGATGAAGTAAATGGGAGATTGAGATCAGTCAATAATTAACCAGGGGCCCATTTCAGTAAGGAGGTTCAACCAACTCTGAGTTAAAACTTGGGACTCTGAGTTGACTTACTCTGAGATGGGAAACTCTGAGTTTTCGgtttcagaacagctgaattTAGTTAGTTCAGTCGAC
The Ctenopharyngodon idella isolate HZGC_01 chromosome 4, HZGC01, whole genome shotgun sequence genome window above contains:
- the LOC127511128 gene encoding tripartite motif-containing protein 16-like isoform X1, whose amino-acid sequence is MAEARISQDEFMCSLCLDLLKDPVAIPCGHSYCKSCITGCWDQEDQMRVYSCPQCRQTFSPRPALGKNTILAEMVEKLKKTKLPADCYAGAGDVQCDVCTGRKHKAIKSCLVCLNSYCQNHLEQHESFFKGKRHNLTEATGRLQEMICQKHDKILEVFCRTDQNCICVLCMIDEHKNHDTVSAEAQRTEKQHQLKETQRSFQQRIQQREKDLQQLREAVESHKCSAQTAVEDSERIFTELIRSIERSRSEATQRIRDQEKTAVSRAEGRLERLEQEINDLRRRDAELEQLSHTQDHIHFLQSFQSLSAPPESTDVNDDPFSSLSSFDVVRESVHQLRDKLEDFCKEELKKFSDRVTFTNIVPRTRNDFLQYSLQLNLDLNTVNKNLRLSEGNRVITYTNTVQPYPDHPDRFDWYLQVLCRESVCGRCYWEIERSGNISVFISASYKSISRKGRGNECLFGSNDQSWSLSCSSSSYSFIHNKIKTELSVESIISSRIGVYVDHSAGTLSFYSVSGDTMSLIHTVQTTFTQPLYPGFAFGSGSSVKLC